A portion of the Chitinivorax sp. PXF-14 genome contains these proteins:
- a CDS encoding bifunctional (p)ppGpp synthetase/guanosine-3',5'-bis(diphosphate) 3'-pyrophosphohydrolase, translating into MLGVQQTIPSKRPPVGPDPDPVLPEAQALLDKVSAYLKPEEVHQLEVAYHFAARAHHGQFRKSGEPYITHPVAVAGILSEWFLDSQALCAALMHDVMEDTGVTKLEIAEQFGKQVADLVDGLSKLERLEFQTKEDAQAENFRKMLLAMARDIRVILIKLADRLHNMRTLEAMNPEKQKRIARETMEIYAPIANRIGLNAVYQELEDLGFQYVYPHRYQVLAKAMRVARGNRREVVGKIMDAVRGKLSESGVEALVSGREKHLFSIYRKMQEKHLTFSQVLDIYGLRVIVKDVPSCYLTLGMLHGLYKPIPGKFKDYIAIPKANGYQSLHTTLFGPYGTPLEVQIRTQDMHKVAEAGVASHWMYKSGNVSINEVQQKTHQWLKSLLEIQSESGDSVEFLEHIKVDLFPDEVYVFTPKGKIMAMPQGATAVDFAYAVHTDIGNRCIAAKINYELMPLRTILRNGDRVEIITASTAKPNPSWLNFVATGKARSHIRHFFKTMRYEESVALGERMLSQSLHALKTDHVELSDALWEGMLKESGDKSRQEILSDIGLGKRLPVVVARRLLQLSGQMPVEAQKPGAITIYGTEGMAVQFANCCSPIPGDPIIGMVKKGQGLIVHTHDCPVLRKSRPDPEKMLDVQWDPAVKRMFDVAVKVLAVHERGALAQIAATIADEAANIQNVHMEDEQAQTAYSVLNFTLQVENRQHLARVMKSLRQLQVVVRINRMRTPG; encoded by the coding sequence ATGCTGGGCGTGCAGCAGACGATTCCGTCCAAACGTCCCCCGGTCGGCCCCGACCCGGACCCCGTCTTGCCTGAAGCACAGGCACTGCTGGATAAGGTTTCCGCCTATCTGAAGCCGGAAGAAGTCCACCAGCTCGAAGTCGCATACCATTTCGCCGCGCGTGCCCATCACGGGCAGTTCCGCAAGAGCGGCGAGCCTTACATCACCCATCCTGTCGCCGTCGCCGGCATCCTGTCCGAGTGGTTTCTCGATTCGCAGGCGCTGTGTGCCGCGCTGATGCACGACGTGATGGAGGATACGGGCGTCACCAAGCTCGAGATTGCCGAACAGTTCGGCAAGCAGGTCGCCGATCTGGTCGACGGCCTGTCAAAGCTGGAACGCCTGGAGTTCCAGACCAAGGAAGACGCCCAGGCCGAGAACTTCCGCAAGATGCTGCTTGCGATGGCGCGCGATATCCGCGTCATCCTGATCAAGCTCGCCGACCGTCTGCACAATATGCGCACGCTGGAGGCGATGAACCCGGAAAAGCAGAAGCGCATCGCGCGCGAGACGATGGAAATCTACGCGCCGATCGCCAATCGCATCGGGCTCAACGCGGTATACCAGGAGCTGGAAGACCTGGGCTTCCAGTATGTCTACCCGCACCGCTACCAGGTGCTGGCGAAGGCCATGCGCGTCGCGCGCGGCAACCGTCGCGAGGTGGTGGGCAAGATCATGGATGCGGTGCGCGGCAAGCTGTCTGAATCCGGGGTCGAGGCGCTGGTGTCCGGGCGCGAGAAGCACCTGTTCTCGATTTACCGCAAGATGCAGGAAAAGCACCTGACCTTCTCGCAGGTGCTAGATATCTATGGTTTGCGCGTGATCGTCAAGGATGTGCCGTCCTGTTACCTCACGCTCGGCATGCTGCACGGCCTGTACAAGCCGATTCCCGGCAAGTTCAAGGACTATATCGCCATTCCCAAGGCCAACGGCTACCAGAGCTTGCATACGACCTTGTTCGGCCCTTATGGCACGCCGCTCGAGGTGCAGATCCGCACCCAGGACATGCACAAGGTGGCAGAAGCCGGCGTGGCGTCGCACTGGATGTACAAGTCGGGCAACGTGAGTATCAACGAGGTGCAGCAGAAGACGCACCAGTGGCTCAAGAGCCTGCTCGAGATCCAGTCGGAAAGCGGTGATTCGGTCGAATTCCTGGAACACATCAAGGTCGACCTCTTTCCGGACGAGGTCTACGTGTTCACGCCCAAGGGCAAGATCATGGCCATGCCGCAAGGCGCAACCGCTGTCGATTTCGCCTATGCCGTGCACACCGATATCGGCAACCGTTGTATCGCAGCCAAGATCAATTACGAGCTGATGCCATTGCGCACCATCCTGCGCAACGGCGATCGTGTCGAGATCATCACGGCCAGTACGGCCAAGCCGAACCCCAGCTGGCTCAACTTCGTCGCCACCGGCAAGGCGCGGTCGCACATCCGCCATTTCTTCAAGACAATGCGTTACGAAGAATCGGTTGCATTGGGCGAGCGCATGCTGAGCCAGTCGTTGCACGCACTGAAGACCGACCATGTCGAGCTGAGCGATGCGCTGTGGGAAGGGATGCTCAAGGAGTCCGGCGACAAGTCGCGGCAGGAAATCCTCTCGGACATCGGCCTCGGCAAGCGCCTGCCGGTGGTCGTGGCGCGGCGCCTGCTGCAGCTCTCCGGGCAGATGCCGGTGGAGGCGCAGAAGCCTGGTGCGATCACCATCTACGGTACCGAAGGCATGGCAGTGCAGTTTGCCAACTGCTGTAGCCCGATCCCTGGAGACCCGATCATCGGCATGGTCAAGAAGGGCCAGGGCCTCATCGTGCACACCCATGATTGCCCGGTGCTGCGCAAGAGCCGGCCTGACCCGGAAAAGATGCTCGACGTGCAGTGGGATCCGGCCGTCAAGCGCATGTTCGACGTCGCCGTCAAGGTGCTGGCGGTGCACGAGCGTGGCGCACTGGCGCAGATCGCCGCGACCATCGCCGATGAAGCCGCCAACATTCAAAATGTCCACATGGAAGATGAGCAGGCGCAGACGGCCTATTCGGTGCTCAATTTCACGCTGCAGGTCGAAAACCGGCAGCATCTCGCACGCGTGATGAAATCACTGCGCCAGCTGCAGGTGGTGGTCCGCATCAACCGCATGCGCACGCCCGGATGA
- the trmB gene encoding tRNA (guanosine(46)-N7)-methyltransferase TrmB produces the protein MSNDVYTNPDDPKLRPIRSFVLRQGHLTDAQARAIDTLMPKWGVGYQPVAIDLDAAFGRAAPKVLEIGFGMGGATADIAQAKPDVDFLGIEVHSPGVGNLLKLIDERGIGNLRLIRHDAVEVVDNMLAPQSLDGFHLFFPDPWHKKRHHKRRLVQPPFVDKIVRLLKPGAYIHMATDWEDYAIQMREVLSASPALVNTADGYAPKPEYRPLTKFEQRGLNLGHGVWDLVFRRK, from the coding sequence ATGTCCAACGACGTCTACACCAACCCCGATGACCCCAAACTTCGCCCTATCCGCAGTTTCGTACTGCGGCAGGGGCATTTGACCGACGCGCAGGCGAGGGCCATCGACACGCTCATGCCGAAATGGGGGGTTGGCTACCAGCCTGTGGCAATCGACCTCGATGCAGCGTTTGGCCGGGCGGCGCCCAAGGTGCTCGAGATCGGCTTTGGCATGGGCGGTGCGACTGCCGATATCGCGCAGGCCAAGCCGGATGTCGATTTTCTCGGTATCGAGGTGCATAGCCCCGGGGTTGGCAACCTGCTCAAGCTCATCGACGAGCGCGGCATCGGCAACCTGCGCCTGATTCGCCACGATGCGGTCGAGGTGGTCGACAACATGCTCGCGCCACAAAGCCTCGACGGCTTTCATCTGTTCTTTCCCGACCCCTGGCACAAGAAGCGCCACCACAAGCGTCGCCTGGTGCAGCCGCCCTTCGTCGACAAGATCGTGCGATTGCTTAAGCCCGGCGCATACATCCACATGGCGACCGACTGGGAAGACTACGCCATCCAGATGCGCGAAGTGTTGTCGGCAAGTCCAGCGCTGGTGAACACCGCCGATGGCTACGCGCCGAAGCCTGAATATCGCCCGTTGACCAAGTTCGAGCAGCGTGGCCTCAACCTCGGGCACGGGGTGTGGGATCTGGTGTTCCGTCGCAAATGA
- a CDS encoding thiazole synthase — protein sequence MTTQAQHDLLTIAGQAYGSRLLVGTGKYKDFAETRAAIEASGADIVTVAIRRVNIGQDPSQPNLLDAVPPSKYTILPNTAGCYTADDAVRTLRLARELLDGHKLVKLEVLGDPNTLFPNVLETLKAAETLVKDGFDVMVYTSDDPIIARQLEEIGCCAIMPLASLIGSGMGILNPWNLRLIIEQSKVPVLVDAGVGSASDAAIAMELGCDGVLMNTAIAHAGQPILMASAMKKAVEAGREAFLAGRMPRKLYSADPSSPMSGLLGKN from the coding sequence ATGACAACTCAAGCCCAGCATGATTTGCTGACGATCGCAGGCCAAGCGTATGGCTCGCGCCTGTTGGTGGGTACCGGCAAGTACAAGGATTTTGCTGAAACGCGTGCTGCCATCGAGGCAAGCGGCGCGGATATTGTCACGGTGGCGATCCGCCGCGTGAATATCGGCCAGGACCCGAGCCAGCCCAATCTGCTCGACGCCGTGCCGCCATCGAAATACACGATACTGCCCAATACAGCCGGCTGCTATACGGCCGACGACGCGGTGCGCACCTTGCGGCTCGCGCGCGAGCTGCTCGATGGGCACAAGCTCGTCAAGCTCGAGGTGCTGGGCGACCCCAACACACTGTTCCCCAATGTCCTGGAAACCCTGAAGGCCGCCGAAACGCTGGTCAAGGATGGCTTCGATGTGATGGTGTATACCTCCGACGACCCCATCATCGCCAGGCAGCTTGAAGAGATCGGCTGTTGCGCGATCATGCCGCTGGCGAGCCTCATCGGCTCCGGTATGGGCATCCTGAATCCCTGGAACCTGCGGCTCATCATCGAGCAGAGCAAGGTGCCCGTGCTGGTGGATGCCGGCGTGGGTAGCGCATCCGACGCGGCCATTGCGATGGAGTTGGGGTGCGATGGCGTGTTGATGAATACTGCCATTGCCCATGCTGGCCAGCCGATATTGATGGCCAGTGCGATGAAAAAGGCCGTGGAAGCCGGCCGGGAGGCTTTTCTCGCTGGCCGTATGCCAAGAAAGCTCTACAGCGCCGACCCGAGCTCGCCGATGAGCGGGTTGCTCGGCAAAAACTGA
- a CDS encoding YicC/YloC family endoribonuclease — MIFSMTGYANTSRELGGVSLTLDLRAVNHRYLEAQFRMPDELRVVEPQLRELIASKLSRGKVDCRIQMNVQAGAQTTLTLNQALVEQLLALSRQVRSISPDAGELKVGELLRWPGVLATDDVPAELLQQTVVEMLNQSLNDFSASRQREGAKLADIILQRVAKMEVLVDEVEPKIPALVTAYQEKIGARLKEAMVNVEDDRIRQEFAMFAQKIDVDEEVGRLRTHLGELKRILKAGGSVGKRLDFLMQELNREANTLGSKSVAADVSQISMELKVLIEQMREQIQNIE, encoded by the coding sequence ATGATTTTTAGCATGACCGGATATGCCAATACCAGCCGAGAATTAGGTGGGGTGTCGCTGACGCTGGATTTGCGCGCGGTCAACCACCGCTATCTGGAAGCGCAATTCCGCATGCCGGACGAGTTGCGCGTGGTGGAGCCCCAGTTGCGCGAGCTGATCGCCAGCAAGCTGTCGCGCGGCAAGGTCGACTGCCGTATCCAGATGAATGTGCAGGCCGGAGCGCAGACGACGCTGACGCTCAATCAGGCACTGGTCGAGCAACTGCTTGCGCTGAGCCGCCAGGTACGCTCCATCTCGCCCGATGCGGGCGAACTCAAGGTCGGCGAGCTATTGCGCTGGCCCGGTGTGCTGGCGACTGACGACGTGCCGGCCGAGCTGCTTCAGCAAACGGTAGTCGAGATGCTGAATCAGTCGCTCAACGACTTTTCGGCCAGCCGCCAGCGCGAGGGTGCCAAGCTCGCAGACATCATCCTGCAACGCGTGGCCAAGATGGAAGTGCTGGTCGATGAGGTTGAGCCCAAGATTCCCGCACTGGTCACGGCCTATCAGGAGAAGATCGGCGCCCGCCTCAAGGAGGCGATGGTCAACGTCGAAGATGACCGCATCCGCCAGGAATTTGCGATGTTCGCGCAGAAGATCGACGTCGACGAAGAGGTCGGCCGCTTGCGGACCCATCTGGGCGAGCTCAAGCGCATCCTCAAGGCCGGCGGATCGGTCGGCAAGCGGCTCGATTTCCTGATGCAGGAATTGAACCGCGAAGCCAATACCCTGGGTTCCAAGTCGGTGGCTGCGGATGTGTCGCAGATATCGATGGAGCTCAAGGTGCTCATCGAACAGATGCGTGAGCAGATTCAGAACATCGAGTGA
- a CDS encoding extracellular solute-binding protein — MPVRPLCLVAASLIAAFSAGMAHAAGQLNIYNWNDYIGETTVADFGQAQQVKVRYDLYDSNETLQAKLLTGKSGYDIVVPSLEFAARQIKSGLYLKLNKAKLTNLDNLDPAILAKMREADPNNEYLVPYMWGTAAFGINVDKVRKALGDEPMPADRWELVFNPHYTRKLRACGISYMDTGSDVYSMINIYRGRDANDFSKEALEDNNQTIKPVRKDIRVFNSSPIDLLANGDVCVALAFNGDVYIAADRAREARKPFRIEYEIPTKGATLWIDSLAIPKDSRNVDNAHLWINYILRPEVAAAISNKVNYANPNIKATPLVTQHLRDDPKIYMTAEALANLQPKKPLTTEQQRLITLHFNRLKSGR, encoded by the coding sequence ATGCCCGTCAGACCCCTTTGCCTTGTTGCCGCCAGCCTGATTGCGGCATTTTCCGCCGGTATGGCCCACGCCGCTGGCCAGCTCAACATCTACAACTGGAACGACTATATTGGCGAGACGACGGTGGCGGACTTCGGCCAGGCCCAGCAAGTCAAGGTCAGATATGATCTATACGACAGCAATGAAACCCTGCAAGCCAAGCTGCTGACCGGCAAGAGTGGCTACGACATCGTCGTGCCCTCACTCGAATTCGCCGCGCGACAGATCAAGTCCGGGCTGTACCTGAAGCTGAACAAGGCGAAGCTGACGAATCTCGACAATCTCGACCCGGCCATCCTTGCGAAGATGAGGGAGGCCGACCCCAACAACGAGTATCTCGTGCCCTATATGTGGGGCACCGCAGCTTTTGGCATCAATGTGGACAAGGTCAGGAAGGCGCTAGGCGACGAGCCCATGCCGGCGGATCGTTGGGAATTGGTGTTCAACCCCCACTACACCCGCAAGCTCAGGGCCTGCGGCATTTCCTATATGGATACCGGCTCCGACGTCTATTCCATGATCAACATCTATCGTGGGCGCGATGCCAACGATTTCAGCAAGGAAGCGCTCGAAGACAACAACCAGACCATCAAGCCGGTACGCAAGGACATCCGCGTATTCAACTCATCGCCGATCGACCTGCTGGCCAACGGGGACGTATGCGTGGCGCTGGCATTCAACGGCGACGTGTATATCGCCGCGGACCGAGCACGTGAAGCGCGAAAACCGTTCCGCATCGAATATGAAATCCCTACCAAGGGGGCGACGCTATGGATCGACAGCCTCGCCATCCCGAAGGACAGCAGAAACGTCGATAACGCCCATCTATGGATCAATTACATTCTTCGCCCGGAGGTAGCGGCGGCGATATCCAACAAGGTGAATTATGCCAACCCCAACATCAAAGCCACGCCACTGGTGACGCAGCACCTCAGGGACGACCCGAAGATCTACATGACGGCCGAAGCGTTGGCGAATCTGCAGCCCAAGAAGCCGCTGACGACAGAACAGCAAAGGCTGATCACCCTGCATTTCAACCGGCTCAAATCTGGTAGATGA
- a CDS encoding GAF domain-containing protein — protein MQAPSLPSNEQERISTLRSLLILDTEPEQYFDNLTNMAAGFFNVPIALVSLVDANRQWFKSRCGLTASETSREISFCGHAILSATPLVIEDTLTDDRFADNPLVTGPPRIRFYAGAPLRMDNGVAIGTFCIIDSAPRHLDAMEITMLTDLAKLVVQELQSHRPIV, from the coding sequence ATGCAAGCCCCGAGCCTACCCAGCAACGAACAGGAGCGCATCTCGACATTGCGCAGCCTGCTGATTCTCGATACCGAGCCTGAGCAGTACTTCGACAATCTCACCAATATGGCCGCCGGCTTCTTCAATGTACCCATTGCACTGGTCAGCCTGGTCGATGCCAATCGGCAGTGGTTCAAGTCGAGATGCGGCCTGACAGCCAGCGAGACCTCTCGCGAGATTTCGTTTTGCGGCCATGCCATTCTGTCCGCCACCCCGCTGGTCATCGAAGACACGCTGACGGACGACCGCTTTGCCGATAACCCGCTGGTAACTGGCCCCCCGCGCATTCGGTTCTATGCCGGTGCGCCATTGAGAATGGACAACGGGGTGGCGATCGGAACCTTCTGCATCATCGATAGCGCCCCCAGGCACCTGGACGCGATGGAAATCACCATGCTGACCGACCTGGCGAAGCTGGTCGTTCAGGAGCTGCAGAGCCACCGCCCCATCGTCTGA
- a CDS encoding 2OG-Fe(II) oxygenase — MNVPVATGGIFAEQLERIVAGLVRDGLAIETAFLSPAQVDGLLREARQSWAAGRFHAAGVGRGQAQQRQESIRGDHVLWLDEHAPADVALADYLSRMDALQQTLNQSLYLGLFELETHFAVYPPGSYYRCHVDNFRGAGERRVTTILYLNPEWQPEHGGALRIYLEGEHGAYLDVPPLGGTLVTFLSERYYHEVLPTTVDRISLTGWFRRRP; from the coding sequence ATGAACGTGCCAGTTGCCACAGGGGGGATTTTCGCCGAACAGCTTGAGCGCATCGTCGCCGGGCTGGTACGGGATGGGCTGGCGATCGAGACCGCCTTCCTGTCGCCGGCGCAGGTCGATGGCCTGCTTCGCGAGGCCCGCCAGTCCTGGGCTGCCGGCCGGTTTCACGCTGCGGGCGTGGGGCGGGGGCAGGCACAGCAACGTCAGGAGTCCATCCGTGGCGACCATGTGTTGTGGCTCGACGAGCACGCCCCGGCCGATGTGGCCCTGGCGGACTACCTGTCGCGCATGGATGCCTTGCAGCAGACGCTGAATCAGTCGCTCTATCTCGGGCTGTTTGAGTTGGAGACGCATTTTGCCGTCTACCCGCCGGGCAGCTACTATCGCTGTCATGTCGACAACTTCCGCGGTGCAGGTGAGCGCCGCGTGACGACCATTCTTTACCTCAATCCCGAGTGGCAACCCGAGCACGGTGGCGCCTTACGGATTTATCTCGAGGGTGAGCACGGCGCCTATCTGGATGTCCCCCCACTTGGCGGGACACTGGTTACCTTCCTGTCCGAGCGCTACTACCACGAGGTGCTGCCAACCACGGTGGATCGAATCAGCTTGACCGGGTGGTTCAGGCGACGCCCCTGA
- the tig gene encoding trigger factor — protein sequence MQVNLETLGQLERRLNIVVPFAQIDGEVSSRLKRVSRTAKIQGFRPGKAPMRIVEQFYGPQVREEVLGETVQRSFSQAVSEQNLRVAGYPRFEPVAAEGESTDFTFSAVFEVYPEVQVGELSSVEIENPVTAVTEAEVDKTVDILRKQRTSFKAVERAAQEGDRVIIDFAGKIDGEVFEGGSAQNYSVWLGQGQMLKDFEAGIIGAKEGETKAFDMTFPEDYHGKDVAGKAVSWEITVKNVAESALPELNEDFAKMLGIEDGDVAKMRDEVKKNVEREVSRRLKVRTKEAVLQALIDNAKFDVPNALIQLEVGRLQQQAANDFAQRGIDVANMQLPAELFIEQATRRVSLGLILAELVKHHNLQAKPEQIRAIVEEFAESYEQPEDVVKWYYASRERLEGPEALATEENVVAWVKTQAKVVDKELSFDELMGNK from the coding sequence ATGCAAGTGAATCTGGAGACACTGGGCCAGCTGGAGCGCCGTCTGAATATCGTTGTTCCGTTTGCACAGATCGACGGCGAAGTATCGAGTCGCCTCAAGCGCGTATCGCGCACCGCAAAAATCCAGGGCTTCCGCCCGGGCAAGGCGCCGATGCGCATCGTCGAGCAGTTCTACGGCCCACAAGTGCGTGAAGAAGTGCTGGGTGAAACGGTTCAGCGCAGCTTTTCGCAAGCTGTCTCCGAACAGAACCTGCGTGTAGCCGGCTATCCGCGTTTCGAGCCGGTTGCGGCCGAAGGCGAATCGACTGACTTCACGTTCAGCGCCGTGTTCGAAGTCTATCCGGAAGTCCAGGTCGGTGAGTTGTCCAGCGTCGAAATCGAAAACCCGGTCACCGCCGTGACCGAGGCAGAAGTCGACAAGACCGTCGACATCCTGCGTAAGCAGCGTACCAGCTTCAAGGCTGTCGAGCGCGCCGCCCAGGAAGGTGACCGCGTGATCATCGACTTTGCCGGCAAGATCGACGGTGAAGTGTTCGAAGGCGGCAGCGCACAGAATTACTCCGTTTGGCTGGGTCAAGGCCAGATGCTGAAGGACTTCGAGGCCGGCATCATCGGCGCGAAGGAAGGCGAAACCAAGGCCTTCGATATGACCTTTCCTGAGGATTACCACGGCAAGGATGTTGCCGGTAAGGCCGTATCGTGGGAAATCACCGTCAAGAACGTGGCTGAATCCGCACTGCCTGAGCTGAACGAAGACTTCGCCAAGATGCTCGGCATCGAAGACGGCGACGTTGCCAAGATGCGCGACGAAGTGAAGAAGAACGTCGAGCGCGAGGTCAGCCGCCGCCTCAAGGTCCGCACCAAGGAAGCCGTGCTGCAGGCACTGATCGACAACGCCAAGTTCGACGTACCCAATGCGCTGATCCAGCTCGAGGTTGGCCGCCTGCAACAACAGGCCGCCAACGATTTCGCTCAGCGCGGCATCGATGTCGCCAACATGCAGCTTCCTGCTGAACTGTTCATCGAACAGGCTACCCGCCGTGTTTCTTTGGGCCTGATCCTTGCAGAATTGGTGAAGCACCACAATCTGCAAGCCAAGCCGGAACAGATCCGTGCGATCGTGGAAGAGTTCGCCGAGTCCTATGAGCAGCCTGAAGACGTGGTCAAGTGGTACTACGCCAGCCGTGAGCGCCTGGAAGGGCCTGAAGCGTTGGCTACCGAAGAAAACGTCGTTGCTTGGGTCAAGACCCAGGCCAAGGTCGTGGACAAGGAACTCAGTTTTGATGAACTGATGGGGAATAAGTAA
- the clpP gene encoding ATP-dependent Clp endopeptidase proteolytic subunit ClpP, which produces MFQRSDWQPQNIGLIPMVVESSGRGERAYDIYSRLLKERVVFLVGPVTDDSANLVVAQLLFLESENPDKDISLYINSPGGSITAGMSIYDTMQFIKPNVSTLCIGQACSMGAFLLAAGEKGKRFALPNSRVMIHQPLGGFQGQASDIEIHAKEILYLKDKLNRMLADHTGQPLDTIQRDTDRDNFMSAEAAREYGLIDQVIATRG; this is translated from the coding sequence ATGTTCCAAAGATCGGATTGGCAGCCTCAAAACATCGGTTTGATCCCGATGGTAGTCGAGAGCAGTGGGCGCGGCGAGCGTGCCTACGATATCTACTCGCGTCTGTTGAAAGAACGTGTTGTATTTCTGGTCGGCCCGGTGACGGACGATTCTGCCAATCTGGTCGTGGCGCAGTTGCTGTTCCTCGAATCGGAAAACCCCGACAAGGACATCTCGTTGTACATCAACTCGCCCGGTGGTTCGATCACTGCCGGCATGTCGATCTACGACACCATGCAGTTCATCAAGCCCAATGTCAGCACGCTCTGCATTGGTCAGGCATGCAGCATGGGCGCGTTCTTGTTGGCCGCGGGCGAGAAGGGCAAACGTTTTGCGCTGCCCAACTCGCGCGTGATGATTCACCAGCCGCTGGGCGGCTTTCAGGGGCAGGCCTCGGATATCGAGATCCATGCGAAGGAAATCTTGTATCTGAAGGACAAGCTCAATCGCATGTTGGCCGATCATACCGGCCAGCCGCTGGATACTATCCAGCGCGATACCGACCGCGACAATTTCAT
- the thiS gene encoding sulfur carrier protein ThiS, with product MITVHINGQAQVFEAQLTLAELLTRIDLAGKRLAVECNGDIVPRSQHGDAVIVDGDRLEIVVAVGGG from the coding sequence GTGATTACTGTCCACATCAACGGCCAGGCTCAGGTCTTCGAGGCCCAGCTTACCCTGGCCGAGCTGCTTACCCGAATCGACTTGGCCGGCAAGCGGCTCGCGGTGGAATGCAATGGCGACATCGTGCCGCGTAGCCAGCATGGCGACGCCGTCATCGTGGATGGAGATCGTCTGGAAATCGTGGTGGCGGTCGGCGGTGGCTGA
- the rpoZ gene encoding DNA-directed RNA polymerase subunit omega, with the protein MARITVDDCLHLIPNRFDLTLAATYRARQLANGGTPFVDAGKDKFTVIALREIASGHVGTEILNRGQA; encoded by the coding sequence ATGGCCCGTATCACCGTTGATGACTGCCTGCATCTCATCCCCAATCGTTTTGATCTGACCCTGGCCGCAACCTACCGCGCGCGCCAGCTCGCCAACGGCGGCACGCCGTTCGTGGATGCCGGCAAGGATAAGTTCACCGTCATCGCATTGCGCGAAATTGCTTCCGGCCACGTCGGCACCGAGATCCTCAATCGGGGGCAGGCGTAA
- the gmk gene encoding guanylate kinase, which yields MQQGSIFVVVAPSGAGKTTLVRGLLAADCDIKLSVSYTTRAPRDGETDGLDYHFVTREQFQEMVGRGEFLESAEVYGNYYGTSQPWLADQIAAGRDILLEIDWQGARQVRQLFREAVGIFIMPPSRVELEGRLRGRGKDSEEVIAKRLAAVCDDISHVDEFDYVVVNDDIDTAIGDLLAIVRSQRLKLAQQAARHHILFAELKGGSL from the coding sequence ATGCAACAAGGTTCCATTTTTGTCGTGGTCGCGCCCTCCGGTGCTGGCAAGACGACGCTGGTCCGCGGCCTGCTTGCCGCGGATTGCGACATCAAGCTGTCCGTCTCTTACACGACTCGCGCGCCACGCGACGGTGAAACAGATGGCCTGGATTACCATTTCGTGACGCGCGAGCAGTTTCAGGAAATGGTCGGCCGAGGCGAATTTCTGGAAAGCGCCGAGGTCTACGGTAATTATTACGGTACATCCCAGCCCTGGCTCGCCGACCAGATCGCCGCGGGGCGGGATATCCTGCTCGAGATTGATTGGCAGGGCGCGCGCCAGGTGCGGCAACTGTTCCGCGAGGCCGTCGGCATTTTCATCATGCCGCCTTCGCGCGTCGAGCTGGAAGGCCGCCTGCGCGGTCGCGGCAAGGATAGCGAAGAGGTCATTGCCAAGCGGCTGGCGGCCGTTTGCGACGATATTTCCCATGTCGACGAGTTTGACTACGTGGTGGTCAACGACGATATCGACACCGCGATCGGGGACTTGCTGGCGATCGTGCGCAGCCAGCGCCTCAAGCTGGCTCAGCAGGCTGCCAGGCACCACATCCTGTTTGCCGAACTCAAGGGCGGTAGCCTTTGA